In Saccharothrix syringae, the following are encoded in one genomic region:
- a CDS encoding DUF1877 family protein: protein MDDEELPYCFLEKSWAGIRFLLDEAGVGVDVYEDGDPIDEECVLFGWSADLVAASAEALGATPFEALEVHYDPRKLSEADVYPMRHMWDADDIGYLRDNYRDLVAFFRKTAASGGAAIRNFSF from the coding sequence TTGGACGACGAGGAGCTGCCGTACTGCTTCCTGGAGAAGTCCTGGGCCGGCATCCGGTTCCTGCTGGACGAGGCCGGGGTGGGGGTCGACGTGTACGAGGACGGCGACCCGATCGACGAGGAGTGCGTCCTGTTCGGCTGGAGCGCCGACCTGGTCGCCGCGTCCGCCGAGGCCCTGGGCGCGACGCCGTTCGAGGCGCTGGAGGTCCACTACGACCCGCGGAAGTTGAGCGAGGCGGACGTGTACCCCATGCGGCACATGTGGGACGCGGACGACATCGGCTACCTGCGGGACAACTACCGGGACCTCGTCGCGTTCTTCCGGAAGACGGCCGCGTCCGGGGGTGCGGCGATCCGGAACTTCAGCTTCTGA
- a CDS encoding DUF4082 domain-containing protein yields MSRSLRLSAVVAAVVLVLSGTSVAQAAEPTASFFTPTTQAGVAVGVPVIVTGTTLLGNTAPVTGTELTFDGGATWVEPTPVELFPDFRIDWSYLWTPTEAGTTEIAARPVTTAGPGAVSAPIVVHVGGETVVQPVNCSVRCEMSMPFVTEAGEHEDIDDQPVEVGVRVRVDRPGVMLGASTLRGNYRGTLVVRMWADGVLLAEQPYDHPGRMVQADFATPVPVEPGREYVVSFYSPQGGYMATEDYFTGTLVAAPFIAPHDGVHGAGVYHYGVGGGFPTDTYHDSSYSVLPEFRG; encoded by the coding sequence GGCTGTCCGCGGTGGTCGCCGCGGTGGTCCTGGTGTTATCCGGCACGTCGGTCGCGCAGGCCGCCGAACCCACCGCGAGCTTCTTCACCCCCACCACGCAGGCCGGGGTGGCGGTGGGCGTGCCGGTGATCGTCACCGGCACCACACTCCTCGGCAACACCGCCCCGGTCACCGGCACCGAGCTGACCTTCGACGGCGGCGCCACCTGGGTCGAGCCCACGCCGGTCGAGCTGTTCCCCGACTTCCGCATCGACTGGTCCTACCTGTGGACGCCCACCGAGGCCGGCACCACCGAGATCGCCGCGCGCCCCGTCACCACCGCCGGTCCCGGCGCCGTGAGCGCGCCGATCGTCGTGCACGTCGGCGGCGAGACCGTGGTGCAACCGGTCAACTGCTCCGTCCGGTGCGAGATGTCGATGCCGTTCGTGACCGAGGCCGGCGAGCACGAGGACATCGACGACCAGCCCGTCGAGGTCGGCGTCCGGGTCCGCGTCGACCGGCCCGGCGTGATGCTGGGCGCGTCGACGCTGCGCGGCAACTACCGTGGGACGCTCGTGGTGCGCATGTGGGCCGACGGCGTGCTGCTGGCCGAGCAGCCGTACGACCACCCGGGCCGGATGGTGCAGGCGGACTTCGCCACGCCGGTGCCGGTCGAGCCGGGTCGCGAGTACGTGGTCTCCTTCTACAGCCCGCAGGGCGGGTACATGGCGACCGAGGACTACTTCACCGGCACGCTGGTGGCCGCGCCGTTCATCGCACCGCACGACGGCGTGCACGGGGCGGGCGTCTACCACTACGGCGTCGGCGGCGGCTTCCCGACCGACACCTACCACGACAGCAGTTACTCGGTGCTGCCGGAGTTCCGGGGCTGA